One Streptomyces sp. SAI-135 DNA segment encodes these proteins:
- a CDS encoding RNA polymerase sigma factor SigF: protein MSADQGSSKVLTLTKSAAEPVLDDVTAVEAAPAPALPALPALPTVSGAIDTRTLSRSLFLRLAALDENSPERAYVRDTLIELNLPLVRYAAARFRSRNEPMEDIVQVGTIGLIKAIDRFDCERGVEFPTFAMPTVVGEIKRFFRDTSWSVRVPRRLQELRLALTKASDELSQKLDRSPTVAELASVLGVSEEDVVDGLAVGNAYTASSLDSPAPEDDGGEGSLADRLGYEDTALEGVEYRESLKPLLAKLPPRERQIIMLRFFANMTQSQIGEEVGISQMHVSRLLTRTLAQLREGLISD, encoded by the coding sequence TCACGCTCACGAAGAGCGCGGCCGAGCCCGTACTCGACGACGTCACGGCCGTCGAGGCCGCGCCGGCCCCGGCCCTCCCGGCCCTTCCGGCCCTCCCGACCGTGTCCGGGGCCATCGACACCCGCACCCTGTCCCGCTCCCTCTTCCTGCGGCTCGCCGCACTCGACGAGAACAGCCCCGAGCGCGCGTACGTCCGGGACACCCTCATCGAACTCAACCTCCCGCTGGTGCGCTACGCGGCGGCCCGTTTCCGCTCGCGCAACGAACCGATGGAGGACATCGTCCAGGTCGGCACCATCGGCCTGATCAAGGCGATCGACCGCTTCGACTGCGAACGCGGCGTGGAGTTCCCGACCTTCGCGATGCCGACCGTCGTGGGCGAGATCAAGCGGTTCTTCCGTGACACCTCGTGGTCGGTGCGCGTCCCGCGCCGGCTCCAGGAGCTGCGGCTGGCCCTCACCAAGGCCAGCGACGAGCTCTCCCAGAAGCTGGACCGCTCCCCGACGGTCGCCGAACTCGCCTCCGTGCTGGGCGTGTCCGAGGAGGACGTCGTCGACGGCCTCGCGGTCGGCAACGCGTACACCGCGTCCTCGCTGGACTCACCGGCCCCCGAGGACGACGGCGGCGAGGGTTCCCTCGCGGACCGCCTCGGCTACGAGGACACGGCTCTGGAGGGCGTCGAGTACCGGGAGTCGCTGAAGCCGCTGCTGGCCAAACTGCCGCCCCGGGAGCGCCAGATCATCATGCTGCGCTTCTTCGCCAACATGACCCAGTCACAGATCGGCGAGGAGGTCGGCATCTCCCAGATGCACGTCTCCCGCCTCCTGACCCGCACCCTGGCCCAGCTGCGCGAGGGCCTCATCTCGGACTGA